TCTTAAATTTTACTTAAGAGTGTAATTGGCACAGTTACAGAAATTTTAATTCTGTAATAACTGTGCCAGTGTCATAAAGACAAAGCTcttagtctttttaaaagaatttgaatctacaaatattgaatctagaaatattaaaaattgcaACTCAGATAGTTCAGGAAAAAATACCATGTGTGTGTAGACAGAGAATGAGTGctcaaataataaagcaaatggtGTAAAGTGTTAATAGTAGGTGACTTTGGGTAAAGGGTTTATGGGTATTCTTTAAACTCTACTTATGCTGGCAACTTTTCTAGAAGTTCAAAAGTATTTCTAAATAAGAAGTTTAAATGAAGAACTGACACATGGAGACACAGTGACATAAATGGAAATGGACAGTGTACTTGGAAATAAATGCATCTCTTGAATAAAAAAAGTGGGGGAGTACGATAGTTTATCCCcttcttttcagcttaaaaacCAAAGCCATTAGCTAAGTAATGATTTTTGTAAAcactttttttcattctgaaaGCTAGCCTTTAAATAGAAATAGCTGCTCTTctacttttccttcccttgtaCAAACTCTGTGTTTCCCATACTTGAATCTGCAAGCAGAGTACTGTCCCACCCCATCTAAGTCTGCACAGGGATCAGACATGGGAACTCATCTGCAGCGATTCTGGACCAGCCATTTTCTGTTGACCTCGCTGGCAAATGCTTTCTGATCTCATATTGCTTATAgctgtgtctttaatttctttgatattCAGTGAGGAATCCCCACAGCTAGGATCTACAGTCAGATCATTATAAATGACAATTTTGGTTTGGTAAGGAGGTGCAAGTGGAGATCATTACATGATAACATCTATAAGGGAAAAACTGCAACATATGTCATCTTGGAAATCCTCAAAATTCCAGAGTTAAAATGAATCGGACCATTAGGCAATGTCTCTGTGAAATTTCAGATCCTACAGTGTTGTCAACAACAAACATGTCACCAATAACACAAACTCATCAAATGTCCCAGTGGAAAGTCATCtttaattattgttgttattattatcagcAACAGCAGCATCATTATCATTAGCACAAAACTAAATCCACTAATAAAGCAAAAACCACACCCCAAAGGCAGGTCTTAATGACAGTGAATCAATAACATTATCTTCATGTACAAGGGACAGCACCCTGAGGATAAAGACCATATCACAGCTTGATAATCAATTCAATAATTTAGCCaacattattgagcacctaaGCACAAtgggagattttaaaatgtgtacaagaatccctgctttcaaggagTTTTACAGTCTAGTAGGAGGTATTGAAGAACATTAAGAACACAGGACCACATGAAATCAGTGACATAATGGAATCAGTGCCACATATGAATATTGGAGAGGGGCATCACACGAGACTAATGTCACATTCAGTTAGGGGCAATCACATTCAGTTAGGGATAATCAGAAAAGGCTCCTTAGAGAAGGTGGCATCTGAGCTGGGCTTTGAGAAACTGGAAGGATTTTGGCAGACTGGCATGTGGAGAATGGGTATTGCAGGTGGAGAAAATAGTGTGGGCCAAAGCATGGCCATGGGTAAGCTAGTGGCATGTTTGGGGAGGGAACAATAGTCCAGTTTGTCTAGGATATAGGATCTATGTAAGTGGGAAAGGTGTGATAAAATGCTACAAGTTTTATGGGGACCATATTTTGAATGGCTCTGAATGACAGGCTATAATTTCAGATCTTTAACTTATGTCACAGTAACTATATTTATCCACAGCAATAAAATATGCAATTATTTATGAAGAGATATAGTCATTTCAGTTCCAGATTTCTTAGGGAAACTCAAGTGGTTTCTAGGCAATGTTATTGCCTTGCTATCAAAAATGTCCCAGCATTTAACACCAATCAACCTATAGTAGAATTTTCTATTCTGCATGCAACTAAACCTCTTCCCTCAAAGTCTATTCTTCCCATcgatccagggaccacacttcTTCCCACTCCCACCAGTTCTTGTGGCACATGATCAGTTGAGGCAAGTCTAACTCAGGATTTCCAGCCATAACTGCTACCCTGAAACTAGTACCCATAGCCATGAGAAGTGAGAGTGGTGGTGGCAGGAGTAGTGAACAATGTCATGAAAATGTAGCCATCTGAGAAAGTCTACGGAATCCCCATCCTAAGAGTCAAGCTTAGTTCTCTGAAATTGGAATTCCTGGTCCTCCACTCAGTTTGGTCCAGAGGACAACTGGAGGGGTCCCAGAACTCACAGTGCCTAATTAAGGTCATCTTTTAGAGTTTCCTCTTATTCACATCTTTTAGAGTCAGTGAATTCCTTAAAGGAATGACATTTCATGGGGGTTACAAGTTACTTAAAGGCTTTCTGGGTCTGAGCCTGTTGAAGCTGTGGATAGACCGGGGTGAATTTCTTTTGCTAACCAAGGAACACTGTTGGCTTTGTCTTTGCCCAACAGGCTGGTAGTTGGGAACTTCTCGAGTGCACTGACAGTTGAAAGATGCTAAAGAATAGTTGTATTAGGTGACCAAGCTAAAGAAGTAAGCTATTTAAACCAACCCAGGAAGGCTTAGAATAACAAGTTGCCATGGCCACACTGCCTGCAGCTAGTCAGTCTTTCAGCTCTTTCCTGGAACGATACCTCCTCTGGAGGAAGTCATGGATAGCAGTAGTGATGCCCCATGTCACGCTGGACCTTAGGATGACCAGGGAACCTCCACGGTAGATCAGGAACACCTTTCGGCCCCGAGTGTCCCACACGTCCTGGGCAGAGGCCCACAGGCTTGGCATGCTCTGCCAGCCAATATGGGACTGCATATTGGCAACTAGCACAATCAGAGGATACAGAACTAGGCAGGTGATTGTTCCATTGACACTCCCAGACACCAAGGCAGGAACCCAATGGGGCAGGCCTTGCTCTGCCAAGCTatcctgaatgggatccttgAAGGAGAAATACAGAGCACTCCCCAGGCTGTTCCTGAGAAGGACAGGCCAGAAACCGCGATAGTAACCCAGTGACAGCCGCCCCCAAAGCCCATAAGAGTGGAATTCCTTGAGAATGCTGAAGGTGCTGGGAAAGCGAGCTTGCTTGCGACCATCCTGGAGCACATTTTGCACCCTTTCAAAGGGGCTGAGTGCCACAGCCTCCACTACACCAGACATGAGCCCTGCAGCCCAGCGGTGTCCCAGGGAGTGTGGCCCAACAGGGGAGAGACAATACAGCAGGCTATCATAAGTCCCAAACAGCAGAGTCCCTTGCAATGTCTTGGAGAGAAGAGGCGGGTAGATTCCCCGGTAGAAGTATTGAGGGCCTTCATGCCAAAGCTGCCGCACAGCCTCTGACACCGCCACAGCATGGATCTGTTGCCGGAACACAACCTTATAGATAGGAAAGGTCAGAAAAGTAGACATAAAGTTGGAAACGGCCCCAAGGGTGTAGGCCTGGGAGTGCCAACTTCTCTTTCCTGGAGACTCTGTTCGTGTCCAGTGCTGAAGCTCCTTCCCAGGAGAGTGGTTCTGTTCCCCCATGCTGAAGATAACTGGGTGCAGAAGGAAGAGATTGGcaagagtggaaaaaaaagaggttaGACTGACCAATGAAATCTGTTGGTGAGCAATTTCATTGCTTAGTTAGAAACAGAGTTCCAAGAAACTCAGCTC
This window of the Physeter macrocephalus isolate SW-GA chromosome 21, ASM283717v5, whole genome shotgun sequence genome carries:
- the SLC25A53 gene encoding solute carrier family 25 member 53 is translated as MGEQNHSPGKELQHWTRTESPGKRSWHSQAYTLGAVSNFMSTFLTFPIYKVVFRQQIHAVAVSEAVRQLWHEGPQYFYRGIYPPLLSKTLQGTLLFGTYDSLLYCLSPVGPHSLGHRWAAGLMSGVVEAVALSPFERVQNVLQDGRKQARFPSTFSILKEFHSYGLWGRLSLGYYRGFWPVLLRNSLGSALYFSFKDPIQDSLAEQGLPHWVPALVSGSVNGTITCLVLYPLIVLVANMQSHIGWQSMPSLWASAQDVWDTRGRKVFLIYRGGSLVILRSSVTWGITTAIHDFLQRRYRSRKELKD